The Gemmatimonadaceae bacterium genome has a segment encoding these proteins:
- a CDS encoding chorismate mutase: protein MSDPAKAEALTQLAQCRDEIERIDNQIVTLLSQRLALGKRTGELKRAAGLPILDPTREAAVIRRVTERARDAGLPSEAAREVFWQIVGMSRRAQEAKE, encoded by the coding sequence ATGAGCGATCCAGCGAAAGCCGAAGCGCTGACGCAGCTCGCGCAGTGCCGCGACGAGATCGAGCGCATCGACAATCAAATCGTCACGCTGCTCTCGCAGCGGCTCGCGCTCGGTAAACGCACGGGAGAGCTCAAGCGTGCCGCGGGACTCCCGATTCTCGACCCGACGCGCGAAGCCGCGGTGATTCGCCGTGTGACCGAGCGCGCGCGCGACGCCGGGCTGCCATCCGAGGCCGCACGCGAAGTGTTCTGGCAAATCGTCGGCATGTCGCGCCGCGCGCAGGAAGCCAAGGAGTGA
- the aroF gene encoding 3-deoxy-7-phosphoheptulonate synthase — protein sequence MIIITRPHVTDAEIDHIRERIEAVGMRTHLSRGEVRTIIGCIGDESLLAEVPLRSLPGVESVTPVLKPYKLASREFAVDRTIVRVGGRDGQATFGGRSIAVIAGPCSVESREMLLDTAHFVRDAGATMLRGGAFKPRTSPYAFQGLGAKALELLAETRAATGLPVVTEVMDTRQVDLVAEHADMLQVGARNMQNFALLAELGHVQRPILLKRGLSATIKELLMAAEYIMANGNHDVVLCERGIRTYETATRNTLDIAAIPVLKRESHLPVIVDPSHAGGDADLVAPLAFAAIAAGADGLIVEVHPNPECALSDGDQSLAPPAFTQMMAQLGAFARAAGRELEVTGAPRAVA from the coding sequence ATGATCATCATCACCCGCCCCCACGTCACCGACGCCGAGATCGACCACATTCGCGAACGCATCGAGGCCGTCGGCATGCGCACGCATCTGTCGCGCGGCGAGGTGCGCACGATCATCGGCTGCATCGGCGACGAGTCGCTGCTCGCTGAAGTGCCGCTCCGCTCGCTGCCCGGCGTCGAATCCGTCACGCCGGTGCTCAAGCCATACAAGCTCGCCTCGCGCGAATTCGCGGTGGATCGCACCATCGTTCGCGTCGGCGGGCGCGACGGACAGGCCACGTTCGGCGGCCGCTCGATCGCCGTGATCGCGGGACCGTGCTCCGTCGAGAGTCGCGAGATGCTGCTCGACACCGCGCACTTCGTTCGCGACGCCGGCGCGACGATGCTGCGCGGTGGCGCGTTCAAGCCGCGGACGTCGCCGTACGCATTCCAGGGGCTTGGCGCCAAGGCGCTCGAGCTGCTCGCCGAGACGCGGGCGGCCACGGGACTGCCGGTCGTCACGGAGGTGATGGACACCCGGCAAGTCGATCTCGTCGCCGAGCACGCGGACATGCTGCAGGTCGGCGCGCGCAACATGCAGAACTTCGCCCTGCTTGCCGAGCTCGGACACGTCCAGCGGCCGATCCTCCTCAAGCGCGGCCTCTCGGCGACTATTAAAGAATTGTTAATGGCCGCGGAGTACATCATGGCGAACGGGAATCACGACGTCGTGTTGTGCGAGCGCGGCATTCGCACCTACGAAACCGCGACGCGGAACACGCTGGATATCGCGGCGATTCCGGTGCTCAAACGCGAGTCGCACCTGCCGGTGATCGTCGATCCAAGCCACGCGGGGGGCGACGCCGATCTCGTCGCTCCGCTGGCGTTCGCCGCCATTGCCGCGGGGGCGGACGGATTGATCGTCGAGGTGCATCCCAACCCGGAATGCGCGCTCTCCGACGGGGATCAATCGCTTGCTCCGCCGGCGTTCACGCAGATGATGGCGCAGCTCGGCGCATTTGCCCGAGCGGCTGGTCGTGAGCTGGAAGTGACCGGTGCTCCGAGGGCGGTTGCATGA
- a CDS encoding DUF1569 domain-containing protein, whose protein sequence is MPNLHDPAVRDAIRSRIQRLTEQSPRKWGKMTVDQMLWHCNESLENSLGKPASGPMKFPLPRAIIRFAVFNLPWPKGAPTHPDLVAGERHSLETERARALRLLDEFGARSVNATNWGESPAFGKMSGDEWGRLQAKHLDHHLRQFSA, encoded by the coding sequence ATGCCCAACCTTCACGATCCCGCCGTTCGCGACGCCATTCGCTCCCGAATTCAGCGTCTCACGGAACAGTCGCCGCGCAAATGGGGGAAGATGACCGTCGACCAGATGCTCTGGCACTGCAACGAGTCGCTCGAGAACTCGCTCGGCAAACCGGCATCCGGTCCGATGAAGTTTCCACTCCCGCGGGCAATCATCCGATTCGCCGTGTTCAACCTGCCCTGGCCCAAGGGCGCGCCGACGCACCCTGATCTTGTCGCGGGAGAGCGCCATTCGCTCGAAACAGAACGTGCTCGTGCGCTGCGCCTGCTCGACGAATTCGGCGCGCGTTCGGTCAATGCGACGAACTGGGGCGAGTCACCCGCGTTCGGAAAAATGTCGGGCGACGAGTGGGGCCGCCTGCAGGCGAAGCATCTCGACCATCACCTGCGGCAGTTCAGCGCGTGA